The Hoplias malabaricus isolate fHopMal1 chromosome X2, fHopMal1.hap1, whole genome shotgun sequence genomic interval GTTGTGGGCTTGATGTTTGTATGAGCCAATGACTTTCTTGCAGATtgtaatacactacaggaagtGTAGAGGGTGATAAAAGCCCCCATAATGAGCTTCAATTAAGTTAAAACATTCATGGTTCAAATATTCacttaattaataaatgaatagatAGTAGACTGGTGGCAAGCCTCaaaaagacattaaaattaTGACATATTTCAAACACTCTCCTCCACTGTGACAGAAGGtggagtcttgcccagggaTGCTTATTGGTCTTACCAtgctatgtgtgtgtctgtgtgtgtgtgtgtgtgtgcatgcacctGTTCTTAAAGATGTGTCTGTAGGTGACTTCTCTTGAGATGTTTCTGGCCAAAGAGAAGAGCTGATCTCTGTGTGTGAGCAAACCTGCATCCCACAAACACAACTGAGCCGCAGCCTCGTTTACTACCAGCTACAcgcatacatacatatacaacacacacacacacacacacacacacacacacacacacaaagaaacaaacttaaaaaaaacataggCACTAAACTATCACAAACATTTATCTACCAAATTGGACAGAAGCATTGTAAAGCATTGCATACTTATACTAAACCAAGCTACTGCCTTTTTAAAAGAAGACAGGAGATTTTAACCTAAAATTAAAAGCCATAGTAACAGctcaaaaacatgtttattgtcaATGGAAAAACCTGACAGAAGTCATATTTATTAGCTTCTTAAAACtactgcacatacacacatatccACCCTAGGGTGCTCTAATTTCTTCAACGATGATTTCGAGACCTCACCTCATGAGTGGTCAGTGGTCTGCCGTCTCGTCTCTTGGAGTCAAAGCGTCCATAGATGGCGCTGTATTTGCGaatctcctcctctctctgtgggtCATCCTCACGCAGGTCGCAGAGACGGCTGATGGTTCGGCTGAGCTTCTTATTGCCACGGAGACGCCCCTTTACCTCAGCCGGGTTGCTCCTGGGTAGAGTAGATGCCAAAATCTGcacacactctgacacacagCGCCGCATCCCGGGTTCAATTGCCTCAGTTGGCTCTCCACTCCAGCAGGGGGAGCCGGAGTAGGTGGGGGAGGGACTTTCAGACACCGGGGAACCTGATCCATCCCCTAAACCACAGGGGCTCACGCTCCAGGTCCCGGGCTCCAACAGCGGTGATTTTTGTCCCACACTGGTCCCAGTCTGTGGCTCTTTAGgtgtaaaacaatttaaatcaGTTGACTTGAAAAGTGTATATATAAGtttataaaatacacacacacacacacacacacacacatacacacacacatacatacacacacataccttcTTGCAGCTTAAACACAGGGATGCTGCAGGCAGGAAGTGATGTCAGTGGCTGGTCGAAGAGGGTGGGGTTAGTGACCCAATCTCGTAGGGCCTTCTGCAGGCGACGCACATGCAGTGGTTTGGTTGCCATGCCAACAAGTGACATGATCTCCAGGAACTCCTCCTCTGCTGCTTCACAAAGTTGCTGCACATCATCGCCGCCCTGCTGGACGAACGCAGCATAATAACTCAGCAGATTGGCCCTCTGTAAAACACGGTAGAGCTGCAGCTCTCCAACGGAGCGAGGGATCAATGACATCActagagggaaagaaagagtggCAGAGCATGAACAGAGTGGGGGATAATATATTTAGATGCAAAATACCTCATGGAACTGTcttctaactcactcactcactgacatgtaGGAATTGCACCACATGCGTATTGCTTACTAACACATTAAGGGATGGCTCCAGAATGGGCTTCTCTTTTGCCTGGCATCAAGGACATGTTGTGTCCTTCTTTATTAGAAGTTCATTGGTTGCCAACAACTTGGATCTACAAAGATGCTCGCGTACCTTGCCAGTACAGCCACTGTCcattacattgtgtgaaaattgtATGATGAAAGGACCAATTGAAATGCCCCAAAATTATGTTTTACAATGACTTCCAATAAGAATTAAGTTTTTTCCATGTCtaaaaagttactattttggagatacatagtTTTCTTTGAACAGTCATAATATTATTTCTGAATTTATccccacatgcacacacacacacagaggcatgtcacaataattatattattgacTTATTGTACAACATATGGACATTACGTCGATAATTTTTCTCTTGTCTCTCAGTTGTGAAGTAGAcagatgtatttgtttgttaaataaaaataatgtcaaaattattttatttccaaataaaatatctgaatatttttaagtttttgcAAAAAGTTCAATCCTCTTTAAAGGAGTAACTGCCTTATTATGCTGCTATAATTATATCAGTGtaataaaatgtcattaatatcACACTTATTTCTGgaacaatatatttattcattcattgtctaatcGCTtgtccagttctgggtcgcggtTGGTACAATATATCAACCACATAAAAATGACTATCGTGGcaggtccacacacacacacactagtgacaTTAGGgcagagagcacacacacacacacggagtgGCAGGCAGTCATTCCCACCGCCTGGGAAGCCAATTTTATAACAATTTTAGGTTAAAAAGGCAGTTTCCGGAGAAGACCGCATCTTTTCAAAATGTTAACACAGTGTCACTGGACCTCAACATGCTTAGAGGAGTCCAATAGATGCTCAGTTCTGTTATTTTAACTAAATAATACTTGCAATGGAGTTTTAACCACTAAACAAAACTATGGTAAAACAATAATGTCTCGGACATTGGCCGTATGTTCATAGGAggcagacgtctggttccattcaggaCCACTGTCAACAATTCTGTTCTAGAACCTGTATTCACATTAAACCAAACAAACTCTCAGTCACATGTTTACATCTTTATCTCTTCTAATGTGCTAAATTATTatgcaattacatttttaaatacacataATTGCCATGTAAGTATATGCCTGTTCTATTAAGGCTTACGTACAAAACAAAGTCAATCATCACAAAGACATCGCAACAGTCTACAACAGAACAGCGCATGCAGGACTGCACCTTcagaacgacacacacacacacccgcaaacacgcacgcacacacacacacacacacacacacacacaaacacacacacacactcatgctcgTGCAGGGTTCGCGTTCCATATGGTCatattgtttattatattttgttgacACTGACCTGCTCGCGCTCCGCTCCTCCGTTCAGCTCGagatctgtgagtgtgtgtattcgTGCGTGTGTTCGTGTGTTACACACCTTCTGTCCCCTCCCCTTCTCCacactgcactgtgtgtgtgtgtgtgtgtgtgcgtgtgtgtgtgtgtgtgtgcgtgtgtatgagGGATATTCCGTTCGGTCGCTGCCTCGTCCTCGTCACTCCCACGCTGGCTGCCTGACGCAAATCCCCGCGTAGGCGACAACAACGAGCGCGAGGAGGGGCCCCGCGCTCTCTTACACACAAGCCGTTTCCCGccacttttaataattaaataaataaataaataaataaactaacagCATGCTATGTGAGAAACCTGTTTGGGACATTGTTTCTTTCTGACGAagatctttatttatttgtgatcTCAATTTttgacattaaatataaaatataaactattGTACtattgtatgtttttttaaatttaaaagggACATACATTTATGTACATGTATACATACATGTTTACACGGTTCTCTGGGGTCTGaataaaatatctgtgacatgcctgaaaataccacaaagattaAACAACACAGCAATTTCTCCCTAAACATCCCTGTTCAGAACAAGCAGTtccagtgcctgttcctttaaatgaacatAAGCCTCTGTTTACACCAAATGCCAGAAAGCCCAGTGAATCATGAGGAGCAGAAAATCATTATTTTGCAGGACTGCCTACTGGCCTACAGGAGGCATTTTCgcttgactgactgactcccaATGTGGAAACACGCATGTGTGAGTTAGTTTGGAGACGTTTGGTGCATTTCCACAGACATTTGCaaaccagaaaaattagttcccagctggaaccaaagaacagtaggaaCTTCAGCGTGAACTGTGTCTGCATAAAAAGAAATAACACAGGaatacatgtttgtgtgtgtttctggggctgtgtttgacgCAACACCATAAACGTTGGCCAGAGCCTTGGCTCggcgttggttagttcacaaactCAGTAGGACGGCTCGGAGCTCTGCAACATTAacacacgtattatatctcagagagagaggaggactgccaAATTTGTCATATTTCCCGTGAGTGAGTGTCTtgggtggggagacattttgtggtgttagtgtgtttataaaactctatATAGCTGCACAGAGCCACATTAAACTACACATGCTTTAACCcattacactgaataaataagtagtTGTAATTCTTCAAATCAACGCAGTGCTCGTGGTCTTCTTTGTTccttggtggtagatcatcttatatttatatttaaataaaattaagaataaaaacactgatgccagtgttacatattatgaacaaaacgttgtgctccttttttaatttttgcatttattatgtacaacacattcacataataaaaacacatgtaaacaaagacattgatatgatgcaccaaagcttctccagaccttccagtgACAAGGGTATGTACTTTGAGCTTTCTGTTTTCTAcatctctgtgacaatggctatatgacTAATAGCGGTCCGGCAAAAAACTAGGCTTGGCTAGTTTCTCTATGCTCTTGTTTTTGTCATCTTTGTTAtgtcctctttcttctctgtaatCATTTTCATCATATTATTTAGCTTGGTATTATGTTTATCTTTTGTTTTACTCCTTAAACCTCTGAAGCTCCTGCTCTGTACATAAGATTCAGTGATCCAACCAATGATCGGCCCAagttttttgaaaaaaaaaaaaaaaaaaaaaaaaactcacttcGATCAAATTTGGCTTTGGTAGGAGCTCCACTCCCAAAGTGATTTTTTTCCATAACATGCCCTTTTTAACATACAGTTTCCTGTTGTTAGATTCCAAAAGGGAATTATTCAGAATCATTTAGTTAGAGCAAAATTGTCTGTTTCCGAACAGGATTTCTGATGGGAGTAACCTCAATCTTGAacacaaaaaatgtgtgtgtatgtgtgtgtgtgtgtctgagagagagagagagagagagagagagaaagagattctTCTAATACTCTGAGCCTATCAGGGTGAGTCAGGCATAACATCCCACACACGCACCTCCTACACCTtgtcacctacacacacacacacacacgcatgtaTCCacgcatgcacgcacacacatacacacacacacacacacacatacacacaaacacacacacacacacacacacctctctttctctctcgctccctcccattttctgtttttctagccatatttatatttatatttatatatgcataCATATGTCACTAAGCTGGAATTTCTTTTAGGCTGCAAGATAACCATTATTAACCAGTAATAAACGTGTCTATTAACACTTAATAATAGTTGGAAACTTTATATTAGGTGCTGTGGTATGTGCTTTTTGGACATTTATGTTTGGAATGTGTTTCTGTTGTAAGTGTGAATTCAGTAAGGTTGAACATTAAATAACTATGCATTTTTAGACACGTCTCAGGACTAATCTAATTATCTACAAAGCACAGGAAATGTGACAATTGTCAGTTATCTTCTTATCTGACTTCCTTATCTGGGCCTGGTgtgggtggaggaggtggaggctaCTGTTCATTCAAATCAGAATATGCAAATAGAAGAGTTTCCAGGAGTCAGTTAGAGCAAATCTTGTAGACGTGTAGATCTGCACAAATGGGTTTGACCTAAATTTTCGCTGAAGGTTAATGGATCTAATGGTGTAatggtgcccttgagcaaagcacaatacccacaactgctccctgggctcCAGGGATGGATGCCCctcactctgggtgtgtgttcatagCCTCTAGTGCACTAGCGCAGTGGTTCACAAACATTTGCTCtgcaaaaatgacacatttaatcTCCTCAGTGATTGGTATGAGCTTGCTTTGAGACATGCCTcaacatattttcttgtttttcctttGGAATTTGTGGCTTGAGAAAAGTCATTAGCTGCAGCATGTTTAGCCTTCACAAACTTGTCCATCTTTTGCTAGCAGTGCTCAAAGGTGTGTAGCTCATTTGCCTTGCTGTGCCCCCCCAACTTTGGGAACCattgcactagtgtgtgtgtgtgtgtgtgtgtgttcactgccacagactgGTTAAATATGAAAGacccattttgttttattttgtacaatgacaaataattggaCATTAAGCACATTAAGGTATACTGAAGGATAATAGACCTCCAAAaaactacacagtaaattcaccagtgttaaatcaacactattagtgttaaattaacactgttggtgtaataatttaacactctcagtgttaacattaacagtgttgatttaacactggtgaatttgctgtgtagttaGTTTGAAGCTAAAGACCACTGAGGAGACGTAGACCACCAGACTCTCAAGGAACATAGTCAGAGCTGCACAATATTGAAGAGAAAATTTTCTCATGAATGAAATGGTTTTAATTTAGTCACAACCACACACAGgcccttttatttattattttattatctgtTGGGAAGCCACACGTTTCCTCTTTAACTTATGAAACCAGCAACTTCTTGAATCTTTTGAACCACTGCTAACACAAGGCCATTAGTCAAGGTTTCACtgaacatgtttttcattggagaaTGATGATAGATGTAGCTGTTGGGAGTTTTCTTACATGTCAATAAGACATGCAGCAAGTGGAACGTGTGTGAAAAAAATATCTTATTAAGCAGTGGCATTTCCGAAGTTTAGAGAAGTGGCTTTTGAAGGAGAGCTGAATGTAGGAAATGGGACATTTTCaattggatttatttatttttattttcataaactGGATTACACTAGTTTTTACACTGGATTAACTGGTTCCTACACAATCACCTTCTCCAGCTTTAACATAAGACCACATTGTACAAGGCACAATGTGGCATGGTATCGTTAAAGCACCTGGTGTAAAATAGGGGTAAGAGCCCATGGGCAAAACTCCAAATACtacatttgcaaaaaaaaaaaaaaaagtaccaaAAAATATGTAAGTCCCTCAGGATAAGAGCAATGACAAATGCCATAAAAGGTAATACCTCACTGGGGACTGAACTAGCAATCATTGAAACATATTACTATAGGCTTAATTTCAAAATATACTGTTTATATATACTATACTGAAATAATAAGCAGGTAGCTTCACTGCTTCCTGGAAAATCATGTTTTTTGAAACTAATAATTAGATTACCAGCCAACTTGTGTGGCTCTGTGCTAGATCACAGCTGCTGACCTTCTCTGCTCCTTATGTGTGTgggcgagagagagaaggagagagagaaagagagagagagagagagagagagagagagatacacagccTTGACAACAACCCTTCTTTGATTAGCTTATAAAGTCATGTGAAAAACAAAGTACACGCTCTATATATACTATGATTTTACATACCTGGTGAGCAACACATGACAAATAACacaatgttattatttattaaacactaGGCCaaaatgctgaagcagtatgTGAAAAATTAGTTATGCTCTTACTAATCTAATACCTTTGATTATCTGCAAGTGTGACTACCTCTATACAAGCAGAAGTCTTGACATTCATGTGTTTGTTAACACAATTCCAATGTTGAAAGACATCAACAGTAATCTCAGAGAAGGTCTTGCCCATCAGTTAGGTAAGGTTTATAAGACAATTTCCAAGCAATTTGAAGTGggaaacattatttacaattGGAAAACACTGAACATTGGTTGCCAATCTTCCCAGGAAATTCCAAGTAAATTTCTCACAAAGTCAGACTGCAATGCTCAGAGAAAAACCCAAGAACTACATCTCAGACTCTATAGGCCTATGGAGCAGATTTTTC includes:
- the LOC136677161 gene encoding NGFI-A-binding protein 1-like isoform X1, producing MSLIPRSVGELQLYRVLQRANLLSYYAAFVQQGGDDVQQLCEAAEEEFLEIMSLVGMATKPLHVRRLQKALRDWVTNPTLFDQPLTSLPACSIPVFKLQEEPQTGTSVGQKSPLLEPGTWSVSPCGLGDGSGSPVSESPSPTYSGSPCWSGEPTEAIEPGMRRCVSECVQILASTLPRSNPAEVKGRLRGNKKLSRTISRLCDLREDDPQREEEIRKYSAIYGRFDSKRRDGRPLTTHELVVNEAAAQLCLWDAGLLTHRDQLFSLARNISREVTYRHIFKNRPGGEEEEELVSPKRIKMEEGVYGLQDSLYLLHMQQKALRERLACVKTQGEESITQALQMQLDSALQDTAVHPHNIQTPALRFSDSRTSHTPVSANQSVGLYVIGRNESKGEIPLGRQLANELKQHHKHRHKQNSEWNSETDTTEKTENWMSQRELCPVDYTKVKSEPEESR
- the LOC136677161 gene encoding NGFI-A-binding protein 1-like isoform X2 translates to MSLIPRSVGELQLYRVLQRANLLSYYAAFVQQGGDDVQQLCEAAEEEFLEIMSLVGMATKPLHVRRLQKALRDWVTNPTLFDQPLTSLPACSIPVFKLQEEPQTGTSVGQKSPLLEPGTWSVSPCGLGDGSGSPVSESPSPTYSGSPCWSGEPTEAIEPGMRRCVSECVQILASTLPRSNPAEVKGRLRGNKKLSRTISRLCDLREDDPQREEEIRKYSAIYGRFDSKRRDGRPLTTHEEGVYGLQDSLYLLHMQQKALRERLACVKTQGEESITQALQMQLDSALQDTAVHPHNIQTPALRFSDSRTSHTPVSANQSVGLYVIGRNESKGEIPLGRQLANELKQHHKHRHKQNSEWNSETDTTEKTENWMSQRELCPVDYTKVKSEPEESR